DNA sequence from the Pedobacter sp. W3I1 genome:
ATAAATGTAACAGCGACATTATTATAATTTGGTGCGTTTTCGGCAAGCCTTTCATATTGATATGCAATTCTATTTTTCCAGTTATATCGCTCGTCCGTTATTTTATTAGCGAGGCGATCACTTTCACTGCATATAGGAATAATCTCCCATGGATCGTTAGCCGCGATAGCATCAATAACCTGCTCATTTTTGTCGAGAATTACTTTTAGATCCAAACCCATCTGTAAAATATCCTTTGACCGTTCATTTATCAATCCTGTTGAGTCCACGATGAATCTCATAAGACCAAAATTGTTTATATTCCAGCTTAAATGTCTTGAATATATCTTATTTAACATCTTATCATAAACACTCGCAATAGTAATTTCCGCCTTTCTCCTGGCAGATGCGATATTCAGTAGCTGCTTTATTGAAGCAAAATATTTGAGCAGGTTATAATTTTTTTCTTGTGAGTCGGATAAATCCCAGAGGATATCACATCTTTCTTGCAACACCTCCAACAGTTCTAATAAATCTTCATTCCTTTTAAGCCGCTTGGAATAGAAAAGAAAAAGCCCAAATTCTGTTTTAAGATATTTGTTTTGGGTTGATTTGTAGCGTTTTTCTATATTAGAATAATCTTCCTCCCGGAAATTATTACTATCAGGCCACTGTATTGGAATTTGATTGCCATCTTCATCAGTTCCTGTTCCTGTAATTTTTGGAGTCAAGCCTTCTTCTGCTGTTTTAACAAACATCAATGCCTCTCGCTCTCTGTTGAGGAGCACCGCCTGATCCAGATCCGTCTTTTCTATCTCCTCAATAATCCCAATATATTGGGAATTTATTTCGATTTCAGATTCATCTCTTAAAAAATCAACTTTTTCTAGACTTTTATAAAAATCAGATATGACACTCATAAAGTTAAAGGTATCGATATTTTTGCAAATCTTCCTCTGTAATTTCTAACTAACTATTTTAAAACGGTGCTATCATTTATATTATTCCTTTAAAATAGCTAATCAATTTACTAATTTATTTAGTAAATTGCATGCCACATTTCTGCCATGATGAATTCAACCAATAAATTAATAACTTCACGATCTGATGTTGATATGCCATTTTCGCATCATAATGTAAACAGAGAGGCTAAACACTTAAATACAATGAAGAATAAAGTAGGTGTAAACAACAACAGTATTGATTCTGCTGGAATAACCAAAGACTACATGGACGCTGTTTCAGAATTGATCTGGAACGGTTTTGATGCAGGAGCTTCCAAAATCGACATCAAATTCAGCTCCAACGAGATAGACCATATTGATGAAATCAATATCGTTGATAACGGTACAGGCATTTGCTTTCCAGACTTAAGTGAGACATTTGGCTCTTTTTTAGACTCTGTAAAACGAGGCTCTTTCCAACGATCTTCCTATGTGCGGGGAAAAAAAGGTAAGGGTCGGTTTTCCTTTATTGCCTTTGCAGGTACAGCTGTTTGGTCTACCGTTTTTTTAGATCCTGATTCCGAAAAGTGCTTGGCCTATGACGTAACAGTACACGCTAATGATAAAGACCACTATAACGATGAGAATAAAAGAATAGCCGATACCGAAGAAACAGGCACGTGGCTAAAACTAACCAATCTCCACGGCGTGACGGCCTATTCTTTTCAATGTGATGATTTCATAAATTATTTAAAATATGAATTCGGCTGGTTTTTACTTCTCAATAGTAAGAAAGGATATACGCTGAGCATCAATGGAAGACCTTTGGAATATGATGACATATTGGGAGATCACGAAGTTTCCAACAGGATAATTACTGATATTAAAGGCGTAGACCACAATTTCATTATTACTTACGTCAGATGGAATGAAAAAATCGGCGATAAGTTCTATTATTACTTTTTAAATGGAGAGAAAAAAGAGCTTTTTAAGCAACTCACTTCATTTAATAACAATGCTATTAATTTCTTTCATAGTATTTATATTGAGTCAGACTTTTTTAACGATTTCACTTTTTCCGACAATGAGGATTCGGAGCCAATTTTTGGGCAAACACAGAACAGCCCGGTATTTAAAATACTAGTTAAGGAACTGCAAAGAATAATCAATTTAAAGCAGAAAGAATTTGTTCGCATTAATGCTGCCGATGAACTTATATCCCGGTATGAGAAAAATGGCGTTTTTCCAAAGTTTAAGAACAACAAATATGAACAGGAAAAGCGAAAAGACCTTGTAGAAGTTGTAAGGGAAATATATTGTATTCAACCCAAAATATTCAAGGGCTTAAACGAGACTCAGGAGAAAACAAGCATTGGGTTCATCAATCTCTTGTTGGACACAGATGAACGTGAGAATATATTGTCTATTCTTGAAGGTATTGTGAGTATATCAAGTGAAGAACGTGAAAACCTTTCCATCCTTCTTAAAAAAACGAGCTTTGGGCATATTACGAAAACTATAAATCTGATAGAGAGCAGGTTTAAGACAGTGGAGCTTTTAAAAACTCTAGTATTTGACCTCAAACATTTTTCTAACGAAAGGGATCATATTCAACATGCAATTGCCGATAATTATTGGCTTTTTGGCGAGCAATTTCATTTAGTAACCGCCAATGAAGGTTTTGAAAAACTATTATCTAATTATCTATATCTGGTTGACGGTTTATCCAAACCGTCTAAATCCAAGCTAAAAGATGAAGAAAAAAACCGCAGGCCAGATCTATTTATGTGTCGGCAAAGAAGTATTCCTGATCCTAACAATCACGATGATGATATAGAGGAAAATATTATGGTAGAACTTAAACGCCCTAACGTAACAATTGGAAAGGATCAACTTAGGCAGATCGAAGATTATATGGACTTCATTACACGGGAAGATCAGTTCAATTCACAAACCAGAAAATGGAAATTTTTCGTAGTCAGCAACAAGGTTGACGAATATATCGAAAAGCAATATGATGAATTTAAGGATAAGGGTAAACGATACCTAGTAAAGTCATGGGGAAACCTAGAGGTTTTTGCAATGACATGGGATGATGTATTCAGAAGCTTTACTATTAAACATAAATACTTGCTGGATAAACTTGATTTCGATCAGAAAGCAATCCAAGAAGAACTTAATATTAAGGGGATTAAATTGGATATTTCAGGCTCGCAAACCATTACTAATACTGTCAGGTTAAAAGCAGTACAAAACAATTGATATAGAAAATACCAAGACTAAATTATTTAAGCCCAATTAATATCTAAATGGAACTTACAACGCCTCAAAAAGGAAAATGGAAAAGATTAAAAGCAGAAATAATTAAACGACCATTTATTGCTTATTCAATGGGGCTGAGCCCTAAAGATATAGAGCGCCTGTTTCTAGGCGGCTATCCAACACTAAAAGAATTAGATGAATTACTTGCTAAAATGCTGGAGGTGAGAGAAGCAAAGATTGAACGCCTAAGGCCGGTATTGACAAGAGTAGTGGGACATAGAGGATCTGCCCAGTTTGCAGCTAAAATTCATACAGACAGCATGAGCATTAAATATATTATTGACAAGAGATATAAGTCTGTTCCTTCTCATGACCTTATTTCTAGGATTGAAATTTATCTATATTATCTATGCGATTTTGAATTATCCCTGGAATACCAAACAGAGGCCAAATTATTCTTTTCAGGCAAAATTGAAGAATTATCATTAAAAGCCAGTAAGGTTTCTGCGAGTATTAACACGCTGCCAGGATATTTGGAAAAAATTAAGGTCTTTGATAAAAAAAATACATCCCAGCATTACGGTGATAAATACGCCATTGGTAGCTTAACCTATCATTTAGACAAGGCCATTGAAGACTTACAGGAAATGAGGTTGGAAGTAGAAATTATCCTCGAAAATTTGATTGATGTGTAAGGTTTATCCATTAAACATTATGATCGTGTTGCTCTCTTTAACAATCGCTACCTAAACCGAAATAACATTAATCTTATCTAAACCATTCTTAGTATGTCTCCTAGAAAAAAGGTAACTAATCCAACAACACAATCTGAAAATGAAAACATCAGCTCAAATATTAATCCATTAGTATTTATTAGCCATGATACTAGAGATGCAGAACTGGCCGAAGAATTCAGCAATCTATTAAAAAGTGCGAGTGCTGGAGCACTAAAATCATTCAGATCATCAGATAAAAAAGGAACTCAAGGAATAGAATATGGTATGGAATGGTATCCAGCAATTATGGATAAGATTGATGAGGCATCTGATGTTGTTTGCTTGTTGACCCAACACAGCGTGGACAGGCCTTGGATTCTATATGAAGCTGGTGTGGCAAAAGGTAAACTTGATAAAAAGGTGATTGGAATCGCACTAGGTATTCCTTTTAGTTCTGCCATAACTGGGCCATTTGCCCTATTTCAGAACAACAGTGGTGATTCGGAATCCATTACCAAGCTCGTACTTGAACTGGTCATGAAGGTTCCAGGATTAGATCCTGACAAAAGCCTAGTAAGGTTACTAGTAGATAAATTTGTCGAAAAGGTTAAGGAGATCACAGAAAAAAAGACAGAAGATGGTGGCGAAATTGAAAAAGTCGAAAGTGTAGATGAAAATTCTGTAGCCAAATTATTTGAAGAGGTTAAGATTATGTTTGATAGCCTCCCTTCAAGAATTGAAAATAGAATTGATCCCGATATGCGTAGAAAGAGAAGAAAATCACATCCTATGATGCTGGAAGAAATGCTTCATTTTGGATTTGAAGATGAAGAGCCGTCTATCGGATTTTTGATGTTAGTCAGTTTGTACAAGGACGATTTTCCCTGGTTTTATGAAATAGGTGTTGATACCTACCGAGGTTTAAAAGCGGTTAAAAGTAATGCTGAGCGTGAAAAAATCATCCGCGCTTTTGAACGTGCAACTGAAATGCTTTCTCATCCAATAATGAGAGAGTTCCATGGAGAATCGAAAGATAACTATTTCCTTTTCAAGGAAACAAGGCATATGTTCCATCGTTATTTGGAACGCTTTTATACAGACAAGAGATCAGAGAAATAAGCATTCATAAACATACTAAGAGTAATTAAAATGTTGTTGGTTATGACAGAATTAAATATAGAAGATACTTTGATTTGCATTTTTTAGTATAAAATGCTATATTTATGTATAGCATTTGCAGCTATTCTCTATTAAATAAAAGGTGCGTTATTCGGGGAGTTCGAATTTCAAAACCACTCTAAAATATTGCAAACGTTGATTTTTACACGAGGTGTAAATCCCAGCGGGATCACGAAGACTCAAGAACTTGCGTCTTTTTGCTTTAATAGTATTTAAGCAAAAGCTTTTCTAAGATAAATCAATCAAATGCAACTTAATCCAATCTGTATGATGGTGAATTCGCTGGCCATTTTATGATTTAAATTTGTTGTCCCCCATTGGGCTCCCCACCTATCGAATCAGTTTTAGCATAAGCCGTTGTGCCGATCAGTCCGGAAAATAACATGTTTACTTTAAATGAATAGCGGATAAAAAACCAGTAGATAATGACTGTATTTCCAATTAAAAGGCTACTATTTCTTATTAATGCTGTGTACTTATAGGTAAACAAAGACAAATCCAAGGGTTTCCTAGTGAGAATCTGTTATACAAAAGCTTAGGGATAACATCCGCTACCCTAGCTATAATATTACCTGTCTTTATTTTACTGTCCAGTAGGGAGAATCTGTTCTTGCAGTCAGAAGGTATTCCTCAATTTTCCTGACAATATCAGGATGAGCCGCTGCTACATCATGGGTTTCGCCTATGTCTGTTTTGATATTATAAAGTTCGAGTTTATGGTGTCTTTTTACGCCTTTCCACCGCCCATAACGTACACCTTGTTCAAAACCCAATTCAAAAAACTCCCAATATAAAAAGCGATCGGTTTTAATCTTACCACCCTTAATCAAAGGATATATACTGGTGCCATCGGTACGGAATCCGGTGGTTTTACCGGCAATCTCTGCAAAAGTTGGCATAATGTCAGGAAAATAGCCCGGCACATTACTTATTTTCGGCGCATTTTTAATGAAGGGTGCCCATGCAATAAATGGGATTCTGATTCCACCATCGTACATATCTCTTTTGTATCCCTTAAGTTGACCATTCGAATCAAAGAATTCAGATACCGCTTTCAGCTGGCTGGTCGGCTCCGACCTTGGGCCGTTATCGGATGCAAAAAACACAATCGTATTCTCTGATAGTCCGCTTTTAATGAGGTAATCTTTTATTTTACCGACTGATTGGTCCAAATAATACACCATGGCGGCATAGGTTTTCATGTCCTCTGGCCAATCTTTATTCTTGTAGATCGCCTGATCCGGCACATCAAGCGGAGAATGCGGGTTATTAAAGTTCAACATTAAAAAGAAGGGCTTTTTGCTATCTTTCTGCGTATTGAGATAAGCCAATGCCTCATCCGTACAGATATTGGTCTCATAATATCCCTTTCTCGCATTGGTATTGGGTTCTACGGTCACAAGCTTTCCATTGATGTAACGATGGTCTGGCCAATAGGTGCTGGCATAGGTAGAGGGAATATTGATGAGCCAACCTGAAAATTGATCGAAGCCTCTTTGTAAGGGTGTGGCGAGCGAATCATATCCATCTACATGCCATTTCCCAACCAAAGCGGTATTATAACCGGCATCCTGCATCAAGTTTCCAATGGTATAATCATCTTTGGTGAGGTTGGCCCGATACACTACATTTTTTCCCTTTTTCCCGGCAAGCCCTCCTTGTTCGGTGGCATTTCCCCTAATCGTAGCATGCCCGGTGTTAAGGCCTGTAAGAATTGATCCCCTCGATGGCGAACACACCGGCGCACCCGCATAAAAATCAGTAAACCGCGTTCCTTCACTGGCCAATTTATCGATATTAGGCGTAAGGATCTGTTTTTGTCCATAAACACCAACATCTCCATAACCCAGGTCATCTGCCAAAATAAAAACAATGTTAGGCTTTTCCCCTGGCTTTCGCTGGGCAAACGTTGCTCCACTGTACAGGAGCGAAAAACCGATGATGATTAAACTTCTTTTGATCATGCTGTTAAATTTAAATATTCTACTCATCATATACTAGTTATAACCAGGATTTTGAATATAAAGGCCTGGTGCAGTCTGAATTTCTGATGCAGGCACCGGATAAATCACATAGTTTGGTACAATCTCGTTAATTTTCGTGATCGCATCGGTTACTCTCCAGGTATTCATCTGCGAAACGGCCAGTCCTTCCCGCACAAGGTCGTTCCAGCGGAGTCCTTCGCCTAAAAATTCTCTTTGCCGCTCCTGCATCAGGGTTTGAATATTCACATTCGACAATGCACCTACGCCAGCCCTTGCCCTCACCCTATTCACGGCAGCATCAACATCACTTTGAGCACCTGCAGCACCATGAAGAATACATTCGGCTTTCATGAGAAGTATATCAGTATAACGCAATACAATAAAGTTAATAGGCCAGTCTTTTCCCGTCAAGCCTTTTTTGGCTACATCGATATATTTTTTAATAAAAGGGCCAGCGGTATAGGTAGTCGCTACATTGAAAGGATACCGCACATCTGTTCCGCTAACCGTATTGGCGGTGTAAGCATTTACCAAACTTTTTGATACCGGAAAAGTACTGGCTCCATAGCCGTTCCCAAAACTGTTAGAAATCCCGTTACTGGTCCAATAAGCTACAGGCACCAAATGTGAGGGGAAACCTGCTCCGTTTAAACTTGAGGCAAACTGTACATCGAAAACAACTTCACTATTGTTCTCGTTGGTATAAGAAAATATTGATGCATAATTAGCGGCAAAGCTGTAAGGGCTCCCGGTAAGTACAGCATCGAATAAGGCAGCGGCCTTATCATATTCATTGCTGTTAAGGCCAGGTCCGTTTATACCATAAGTAGGTCCTGATTTAGTGAGATAAACCAGTCCCAACAGTCCTTTGGCAGCATAGGAAGTCGGTCTTCCAAGATCTGCACCGGTAAAAGCTGCAGGCAGATTGGCCGCTGCATACTGCAGATCAGATTCGATCAGGGCATAAACCTCCGCTACCGGACTTCTGGGAATAGTGGATACTTCAGCAGCGCTCTTTACCGTCGATATCAATGGCACCTGTCCGAAAGTTCGTACCAGAGAAAAATAATAAAATGCCCTTAAAAAACGGACTTCGGCAGTATAGCGTGTTGCGTTTGCAGCGGTAAGCACACTTCCCTTTGTTTCTAATGCTGCCAGAACGGTATTTGCATTATATATCCCGTTAAAATTGGCTTTCCAGGCCGTAGTGATAAATCCTGTAGTAGTAATGCTTTGTGTAAAATTATTGATTCCGTCCCAGTCACGGTTACCATCAGAGGTGGCATTTAGATTATCGCTACGCATTTCGCTAAGCCACAAAGCCTGACTTGGATAATTGCTCAGTTGCGCATAAACACCATTTACCGCCTGGAGAAAGTCGTTGTTATTGGTGAAAAAATTATCGGCAGCTAAGCTCGACTCTGGTGTTTGATTTAATTGCTTTTCGCAGCTGCTCAATATCAGCAGTACGGAAAACAGGGTTAAGTATATTTTCGTTTTCATCTTATTTTACTAAAAGCCAATGTTTATACCAATAGAAGCTGTTTTACTTAATGGCGCCGAACCATAATCGCCCGATATGGCATAACTGGCATCGCCACTTACATTCGTATTCTGCGCTTCCGGGTTCGCGCCGCCCTTGTATTTATCGTGAGAGAAATAGTTTTCTAATGCCAAAAATATCCTTGCCGACGAAATGCCAGGGGTTTTGATCAATCCTTTCAGGTTATAGCCCAAAGTAATGTTCTGCACCCGAAAGAAATCACTGGAGTAAACCCAATCAGATGTTACATTTGGATAGGTATAGGTTGCGCCTAATTTTCCCCTTGGTGCATCCGGATTAGGATTTGCCGCTGTCCAGTGGTCTCTCCATACGCCAAGAACATTTGCCGTTGTACTTCCCGAAAAGTCGATTGCACGGCCCAGGTATGAAAGTATAGATCCTCCATGCTGACCATACAACTGTATGCCCAAATCAAAATTTCCGTATTTAAAGTTGTTTGTCCAACCCCAGGTATATTTGGGAGAAGGCTGTCCACCAACTACTCTATCTGCAGCACTGATTTTCCCATCGCCATTGGTATCCACGTACTTGGCGTCTCCAACTTTTTGTCCGGATACCTTCGCTATGCTTGGATTGGCCATATCAGCAGCCGTTAAAATCCCATCTGTTTTGGTGATGTAATAGCTGAATGCAGCAAGCCCTTCCCTTAACAGGTATGGCGCATTGCTACCGCTATAGGCAGATGCGATTTCTATATCAGCATGTGTTGGGCCAAGATCGGTTACGGTATTTTTATTAAAGGCAATATTGGCGCTCATAGACCAAGTGAAGTTGGCCGTTTTTACATTTACGGTATTGAGGCCGAACTCCAGGCCCTTGTTTACCACTGCACCTATATTCTGCAGACTTGTACTGAAACCGCTTGCAGATAATACGGGTAAGTTTAACAGCAGATCGGTATTCTTTTTATGATAGGCATCGAAAGTGAAATTGATCCTGTTGGCCAAAAGGCTCAGGTCTACACCAAGATCATAAGTGTTTGATGTTTCCCATTTCAGTGCTTTGTTTGCAAGTCCGGAAACCACCTGACCAGTGGCCGTTATTGGCGTATTGCCACCAAATACATAGTTCGAATTTACCAGGGTGCTGATGGCATTGTAGTCGCCAATATTGTTGTTCCCCGATTTACCCC
Encoded proteins:
- a CDS encoding arylsulfatase; this translates as MIKRSLIIIGFSLLYSGATFAQRKPGEKPNIVFILADDLGYGDVGVYGQKQILTPNIDKLASEGTRFTDFYAGAPVCSPSRGSILTGLNTGHATIRGNATEQGGLAGKKGKNVVYRANLTKDDYTIGNLMQDAGYNTALVGKWHVDGYDSLATPLQRGFDQFSGWLINIPSTYASTYWPDHRYINGKLVTVEPNTNARKGYYETNICTDEALAYLNTQKDSKKPFFLMLNFNNPHSPLDVPDQAIYKNKDWPEDMKTYAAMVYYLDQSVGKIKDYLIKSGLSENTIVFFASDNGPRSEPTSQLKAVSEFFDSNGQLKGYKRDMYDGGIRIPFIAWAPFIKNAPKISNVPGYFPDIMPTFAEIAGKTTGFRTDGTSIYPLIKGGKIKTDRFLYWEFFELGFEQGVRYGRWKGVKRHHKLELYNIKTDIGETHDVAAAHPDIVRKIEEYLLTARTDSPYWTVK
- a CDS encoding ATP-binding protein produces the protein MKNKVGVNNNSIDSAGITKDYMDAVSELIWNGFDAGASKIDIKFSSNEIDHIDEINIVDNGTGICFPDLSETFGSFLDSVKRGSFQRSSYVRGKKGKGRFSFIAFAGTAVWSTVFLDPDSEKCLAYDVTVHANDKDHYNDENKRIADTEETGTWLKLTNLHGVTAYSFQCDDFINYLKYEFGWFLLLNSKKGYTLSINGRPLEYDDILGDHEVSNRIITDIKGVDHNFIITYVRWNEKIGDKFYYYFLNGEKKELFKQLTSFNNNAINFFHSIYIESDFFNDFTFSDNEDSEPIFGQTQNSPVFKILVKELQRIINLKQKEFVRINAADELISRYEKNGVFPKFKNNKYEQEKRKDLVEVVREIYCIQPKIFKGLNETQEKTSIGFINLLLDTDERENILSILEGIVSISSEERENLSILLKKTSFGHITKTINLIESRFKTVELLKTLVFDLKHFSNERDHIQHAIADNYWLFGEQFHLVTANEGFEKLLSNYLYLVDGLSKPSKSKLKDEEKNRRPDLFMCRQRSIPDPNNHDDDIEENIMVELKRPNVTIGKDQLRQIEDYMDFITREDQFNSQTRKWKFFVVSNKVDEYIEKQYDEFKDKGKRYLVKSWGNLEVFAMTWDDVFRSFTIKHKYLLDKLDFDQKAIQEELNIKGIKLDISGSQTITNTVRLKAVQNN
- a CDS encoding RagB/SusD family nutrient uptake outer membrane protein, with the protein product MKTKIYLTLFSVLLILSSCEKQLNQTPESSLAADNFFTNNNDFLQAVNGVYAQLSNYPSQALWLSEMRSDNLNATSDGNRDWDGINNFTQSITTTGFITTAWKANFNGIYNANTVLAALETKGSVLTAANATRYTAEVRFLRAFYYFSLVRTFGQVPLISTVKSAAEVSTIPRSPVAEVYALIESDLQYAAANLPAAFTGADLGRPTSYAAKGLLGLVYLTKSGPTYGINGPGLNSNEYDKAAALFDAVLTGSPYSFAANYASIFSYTNENNSEVVFDVQFASSLNGAGFPSHLVPVAYWTSNGISNSFGNGYGASTFPVSKSLVNAYTANTVSGTDVRYPFNVATTYTAGPFIKKYIDVAKKGLTGKDWPINFIVLRYTDILLMKAECILHGAAGAQSDVDAAVNRVRARAGVGALSNVNIQTLMQERQREFLGEGLRWNDLVREGLAVSQMNTWRVTDAITKINEIVPNYVIYPVPASEIQTAPGLYIQNPGYN
- a CDS encoding toll/interleukin-1 receptor domain-containing protein gives rise to the protein MSPRKKVTNPTTQSENENISSNINPLVFISHDTRDAELAEEFSNLLKSASAGALKSFRSSDKKGTQGIEYGMEWYPAIMDKIDEASDVVCLLTQHSVDRPWILYEAGVAKGKLDKKVIGIALGIPFSSAITGPFALFQNNSGDSESITKLVLELVMKVPGLDPDKSLVRLLVDKFVEKVKEITEKKTEDGGEIEKVESVDENSVAKLFEEVKIMFDSLPSRIENRIDPDMRRKRRKSHPMMLEEMLHFGFEDEEPSIGFLMLVSLYKDDFPWFYEIGVDTYRGLKAVKSNAEREKIIRAFERATEMLSHPIMREFHGESKDNYFLFKETRHMFHRYLERFYTDKRSEK